In one window of Posidoniimonas corsicana DNA:
- a CDS encoding alkaline phosphatase → MPMLRALLAAALLTPALSASADWIRDLQADAVETKSSPAAHWGPKPGQYSSWTTHSNRLIPVYTFGTLGAGEGIDLGSYTGAKSPYRDPAALRRMYRADQQLSVCDTADYMDQTNIFDLQLAAVEAGKKNVILVVFDGMDWQTTYAAATHNLQKVAYREGRGEGTHFQEYQADGTTQFGWMVTSPGRDGIQVNVSKQKVHNPSGGLAGGYDPRVAGYHPWSVCRQPEYLIAETADRAARHAYTDSASSATSMMCGVKTFNGAIGVTAEGRPAPSVAHIAQSHGYRVGVVTSVPISHATPASAYGHNVSRGDYQDLTRDLLGRPSVSHPDQPLAGMDVVIGGGHGVEVLEDGDQGDNFVPGNKYLTFQDMKAIDERNGGPYVVAQRTDGVLGGSGLAQAAHQAVEEGKRLFGYYGVASDYDKDSGHLPYASADGAYDPAPGVDGVEMSYSKEDLAENPTLAEMTSAALTVLSAGDKPFWVLVEAGDVDWANHSNNLDASIGAVNCGDQAVRVITDWVEKNSNWDETVLIVTADHGHYLVLDDPALLIPPAESE, encoded by the coding sequence ATGCCCATGCTCCGCGCCCTGCTCGCCGCCGCCCTGCTGACGCCGGCGTTGTCCGCTTCGGCCGACTGGATCCGCGACCTCCAGGCCGACGCCGTCGAGACCAAGTCCAGCCCCGCCGCGCACTGGGGCCCCAAGCCGGGCCAGTACAGCAGCTGGACGACGCACTCCAACCGCCTGATCCCGGTGTACACCTTCGGCACGCTCGGCGCCGGCGAGGGGATCGACCTCGGCAGCTACACCGGCGCGAAGAGCCCCTACCGCGACCCGGCCGCGCTGCGGCGGATGTACCGCGCCGACCAGCAGCTCTCGGTGTGTGACACCGCGGACTACATGGACCAGACCAACATCTTCGACCTGCAGCTCGCCGCGGTCGAGGCCGGCAAGAAGAACGTCATCCTCGTGGTGTTCGACGGCATGGACTGGCAGACCACCTACGCGGCCGCCACCCACAACCTGCAGAAGGTCGCCTACCGTGAGGGACGCGGCGAGGGCACCCACTTCCAGGAGTACCAGGCCGACGGCACCACCCAGTTCGGCTGGATGGTCACCAGCCCGGGGCGCGACGGCATCCAGGTGAACGTCAGCAAGCAGAAGGTCCACAACCCCAGCGGCGGCCTGGCCGGCGGGTACGACCCGCGCGTGGCCGGCTACCACCCCTGGTCCGTGTGCCGGCAGCCGGAATACCTCATCGCCGAGACCGCGGACCGGGCCGCGCGGCACGCCTACACCGACTCGGCCAGCTCGGCCACCAGCATGATGTGCGGCGTCAAGACGTTCAACGGCGCGATCGGCGTGACGGCCGAGGGCCGGCCGGCGCCGTCGGTGGCGCACATCGCGCAGTCGCACGGCTACCGCGTCGGCGTGGTGACGAGCGTCCCCATCAGCCACGCCACGCCCGCGTCGGCCTACGGCCACAACGTCAGCCGCGGCGACTACCAGGACCTCACCCGCGACCTGCTGGGGCGGCCCTCGGTCAGCCACCCCGACCAGCCCCTCGCCGGCATGGACGTGGTGATCGGCGGCGGGCACGGCGTCGAGGTGCTGGAGGACGGCGACCAGGGGGACAACTTTGTCCCCGGCAACAAGTACCTCACCTTCCAGGACATGAAGGCCATCGACGAGCGCAATGGCGGCCCCTACGTGGTGGCCCAACGCACCGATGGCGTGCTGGGCGGCAGCGGACTGGCCCAGGCCGCCCACCAGGCGGTCGAGGAGGGCAAACGGCTGTTCGGCTACTACGGCGTCGCCAGCGATTACGACAAGGACAGCGGCCACCTGCCGTACGCCTCGGCCGACGGCGCCTACGACCCGGCGCCTGGCGTCGACGGCGTGGAGATGTCCTACTCGAAGGAGGACCTCGCCGAGAACCCGACCCTCGCGGAGATGACCTCCGCCGCCCTAACCGTGCTGAGCGCCGGCGACAAGCCGTTCTGGGTGCTCGTCGAGGCCGGCGACGTCGACTGGGCCAACCACAGCAACAACCTGGACGCCTCGATCGGCGCGGTGAACTGTGGCGACCAGGCGGTCCGCGTCATCACGGACTGGGTCGAGAAGAACAGCAACTGGGACGAGACCGTGCTGATCGTCACGGCCGACCACGGGCACTACCTGGTGCTCGACGACCCCGCGCTGCTGATCCCGCCGGCGGAGTCCGAGTAG
- a CDS encoding sulfurtransferase has protein sequence MRLACLLLFVAAPTLAAEPASYARPELLIEAAELQTKLGSQPRTLRNMTEEEARQAPPPLTLLDVRSAEEFKRGTIASAQRINVGEWKAAFRGGQDAAAWSKRLSEVLLAPNSTVIVFDDAVTPNAARAWWILKYWGVEDVRLLNGGVKAWRAAGSKLSLPTKAKTITQFTATPHPERLATADEVMACIGKGDAEACLIDTRTTGEHTAGYIPTACHTDWQEYVDPATGKIRSPEQLEELLARADFDRQRRTIAYCQSGGRASVVAFATELMGGRDVANYFGSWGEWSRLPEVPIARPGK, from the coding sequence ATGCGACTTGCCTGCCTGCTGCTGTTCGTGGCCGCCCCGACTCTCGCGGCCGAGCCCGCATCCTACGCCCGGCCCGAGCTGCTGATCGAGGCCGCCGAGCTCCAAACGAAGCTGGGTAGTCAGCCGCGTACGCTGCGCAATATGACCGAGGAGGAGGCGCGTCAGGCGCCGCCGCCGCTGACGCTCCTGGATGTCCGATCGGCCGAGGAGTTCAAGCGGGGCACGATCGCATCCGCTCAGCGGATTAACGTGGGTGAGTGGAAGGCGGCCTTCCGGGGCGGTCAGGACGCCGCAGCGTGGAGCAAGCGGCTCAGCGAGGTTCTGCTCGCGCCCAACTCAACGGTCATTGTGTTCGACGACGCCGTCACGCCCAACGCCGCGCGGGCCTGGTGGATCCTCAAGTACTGGGGCGTGGAGGACGTGCGGCTGCTCAATGGCGGCGTCAAGGCGTGGCGAGCCGCGGGCAGCAAGCTCTCGCTCCCAACCAAAGCCAAGACCATCACCCAGTTCACCGCCACGCCCCACCCGGAACGCCTCGCCACGGCCGACGAGGTCATGGCCTGCATCGGCAAGGGCGACGCCGAGGCCTGCCTGATCGACACCCGCACCACCGGCGAGCACACCGCCGGCTACATCCCTACCGCCTGCCACACCGACTGGCAGGAGTACGTCGACCCGGCGACCGGCAAGATCCGCTCGCCGGAGCAGCTCGAGGAGCTCCTCGCCCGCGCCGACTTTGACCGCCAGCGTCGGACCATCGCCTACTGCCAGTCCGGCGGCCGGGCATCGGTCGTGGCGTTCGCAACCGAGCTGATGGGCGGACGCGACGTGGCCAACTATTTCGGCAGCTGGGGCGAGTGGAGCCGCCTGCCGGAGGTCCCCATCGCGAGGCCCGGCAAGTGA
- a CDS encoding GNAT family N-acetyltransferase, producing MPQFREIAHNSDDYRRACRLRQAVLRSPLGLDLFQEDLAGEADQLHFGLFEAAELLACVVAKPTSPTAVQLRQMAVDPTQQGRGYGRRLLGSVEPALVERGYTSVTLHARVPAIGFYEKLGYRLVGGEFEEVGIAHVEMQKDLDG from the coding sequence ATGCCGCAGTTTCGAGAGATCGCCCACAACTCGGACGACTACCGCCGCGCGTGTCGCTTGCGGCAGGCGGTGCTGCGTAGCCCGCTCGGCCTGGACCTCTTCCAGGAAGACCTCGCTGGCGAGGCGGACCAATTACACTTCGGCCTGTTCGAGGCCGCCGAGCTGCTGGCCTGCGTGGTCGCCAAGCCGACCTCGCCAACCGCCGTGCAGCTCAGGCAGATGGCCGTCGATCCGACCCAGCAGGGACGCGGATATGGCCGTCGGCTGCTGGGGTCGGTTGAGCCCGCGCTGGTCGAGCGGGGCTACACCAGCGTGACGCTCCACGCCCGCGTGCCGGCGATCGGGTTCTACGAAAAACTCGGCTACCGACTGGTGGGCGGCGAGTTCGAGGAGGTGGGCATCGCGCATGTGGAGATGCAGAAAGACTTGGATGGGTAG
- a CDS encoding DUF2293 domain-containing protein → MSDNTYRPGPAERTVLDANGKSHSVPTGWELLPPGDATLTRRVKAAGEFWLVQEKRGRRMFSRGVWAPAATIERVRAELTAERATPEYAKRKQAGAERREKEQTEYVGEFTDAVRRYLAFHPRHAALAERMADVVAAHATPVGSGTVARTKRIPVEQRAEAAVIAWMRHQTTAYDSLKIPRVKGKRREVRRMLAGRSKELLERYRQGAAADEHCVLREALRQTEAQR, encoded by the coding sequence TTGAGCGACAACACCTACCGCCCCGGGCCCGCTGAACGCACCGTGCTCGACGCCAACGGAAAGTCGCACAGCGTGCCGACGGGCTGGGAGCTGCTGCCGCCGGGCGACGCCACGCTGACCCGGCGGGTGAAGGCCGCGGGCGAGTTCTGGCTGGTCCAGGAGAAACGCGGCCGGCGGATGTTCTCGCGCGGCGTGTGGGCGCCGGCGGCGACTATCGAGCGCGTGCGAGCGGAGCTGACGGCGGAGCGGGCCACGCCCGAGTACGCCAAGCGGAAGCAGGCGGGCGCCGAGCGTCGCGAGAAGGAGCAGACCGAGTACGTCGGCGAGTTCACCGACGCGGTGCGGCGGTACCTGGCGTTCCACCCGCGGCACGCCGCGCTGGCCGAGCGGATGGCCGACGTGGTGGCCGCGCACGCCACGCCGGTCGGCAGCGGCACCGTGGCCCGCACCAAGCGGATCCCGGTGGAGCAGCGGGCCGAGGCGGCGGTGATCGCGTGGATGCGGCACCAGACCACCGCGTACGACTCGCTGAAGATCCCCCGCGTAAAAGGGAAGCGGCGCGAGGTGCGGCGGATGCTGGCCGGGCGGTCGAAGGAGCTGCTCGAGCGTTACCGGCAGGGCGCCGCAGCCGACGAGCACTGCGTGCTGCGCGAGGCCCTGCGGCAGACCGAGGCGCAGCGCTGA
- a CDS encoding rhamnogalacturonan acetylesterase: protein MPALLRCPLIVLALAGCCLSAHAADDQIPTLYVAGDSTAANGADGARGWGRHLGKFFDAERVQVENRARGGRSSRTFVTEGLWEQIRSELKPGDVVLIQFGHNDGGRINDPRRARGSLPGLGEETSEIDNEQTGRHEVVHTFGWYLRKMIDETRAAGAEPVLLSLTVRNIWKDGHVERGSGRYGRWTREVAEAENTPFIDLTSIAADKYERMGQAEVGKLFPRDHTHTGDDGALLNARLVVEGFKGLREEMWAPWLSVEGRNTPRAAPQYVRFPSVRRGATEAGKSRFLNTPHRIDDALPTLWLIGDSTVRTGRGRGEGGQFGWGDPLEDYFDRGKINVVNRAMGGTGARTFRTGRFWQPVLEQLRPGDVVLMQFGHNDNGSRGALRGVGDQTEEQSKEDGQTETVETFGAYLRRFIAEIRDKGAVPIVCSLIPRKSWDGDAIRRPDDGHAAWARQVAEDEDVRFIDLYERIAQRYDALGPEAVDPLFADRATHTSYDGAVLNAACVVDGLRDLDDNPLKEFMLGNATPATRQQSADGLHPSENQRQAR from the coding sequence ATGCCTGCTCTACTCCGCTGCCCGTTGATCGTGCTCGCGCTGGCAGGCTGCTGCCTGTCGGCGCACGCCGCGGACGACCAAATCCCCACGCTGTACGTCGCCGGCGACTCGACCGCGGCCAACGGCGCCGACGGCGCCCGCGGGTGGGGGCGGCACCTGGGCAAGTTCTTCGACGCCGAGCGGGTGCAGGTCGAGAACCGAGCGCGGGGTGGCCGCAGCAGCCGCACGTTTGTGACCGAAGGGCTGTGGGAGCAGATCCGCTCGGAGCTCAAGCCGGGCGACGTGGTGCTGATCCAGTTCGGCCACAACGACGGCGGCCGCATCAACGACCCGCGCCGCGCCCGCGGCTCGCTGCCCGGCCTGGGCGAGGAGACCAGCGAGATCGACAACGAGCAGACCGGCCGGCACGAGGTGGTGCACACGTTCGGCTGGTACCTGCGGAAGATGATCGACGAGACCCGCGCCGCCGGCGCCGAGCCGGTGCTGCTGTCGCTCACGGTGCGGAACATCTGGAAGGACGGCCACGTCGAGCGCGGCTCCGGCCGGTACGGCAGGTGGACCCGCGAGGTCGCCGAGGCCGAGAACACCCCGTTCATCGATCTGACCAGCATCGCGGCCGACAAGTACGAGCGGATGGGGCAGGCGGAGGTCGGTAAGCTGTTCCCCCGCGACCACACGCACACCGGCGACGACGGCGCCCTGCTCAACGCCCGGCTGGTGGTCGAAGGATTCAAAGGGCTGCGGGAGGAGATGTGGGCGCCGTGGCTGTCGGTCGAGGGACGCAACACACCCCGCGCGGCGCCCCAGTACGTGCGTTTCCCCAGCGTCCGCCGCGGGGCCACCGAGGCGGGCAAGAGCCGCTTCCTCAACACGCCGCACCGCATCGACGACGCGCTGCCCACGCTGTGGCTGATCGGCGACTCGACGGTGCGCACCGGTCGGGGCCGCGGCGAGGGTGGGCAGTTCGGCTGGGGCGACCCGTTGGAGGACTACTTCGACCGCGGCAAGATCAACGTGGTGAACCGAGCGATGGGCGGCACCGGCGCGCGGACCTTCCGCACCGGTCGCTTCTGGCAGCCCGTGCTCGAACAGTTGCGGCCGGGCGACGTGGTGCTGATGCAGTTCGGCCACAACGACAACGGCAGCCGCGGCGCGCTGCGCGGCGTCGGCGACCAGACCGAAGAGCAATCCAAAGAGGATGGGCAGACTGAAACCGTGGAGACGTTCGGCGCGTACCTCCGCAGGTTCATTGCCGAGATCCGCGACAAGGGCGCCGTGCCGATCGTCTGCTCGCTGATCCCCCGCAAGTCGTGGGACGGTGACGCCATCCGCCGCCCCGACGACGGCCACGCGGCCTGGGCGCGGCAGGTCGCCGAGGACGAGGACGTGCGGTTCATCGACCTCTACGAGCGGATCGCCCAGCGGTACGACGCGCTCGGCCCCGAGGCGGTCGACCCGCTGTTCGCCGACCGCGCCACGCACACCTCGTACGACGGCGCCGTGCTGAACGCCGCGTGCGTCGTGGACGGGCTGCGAGACCTAGACGACAACCCGCTGAAGGAGTTCATGTTGGGCAATGCCACTCCCGCAACGCGACAACAATCAGCCGACGGATTACATCCGTCGGAGAACCAGCGGCAGGCTCGCTGA
- a CDS encoding cation:proton antiporter translates to MTLSPLYLSGVLALGIAAQWLAWRIKLPAIVLLLVFGFGLGALNVRPPSDDIIFPFVSLAVGVILFEGGLSLRLRELKDIGHVVTRLVTVGLVVTWLATAVAAHWLLGFGWAMSGLLGALLTVSGPTVVLPLLRQVRPEKRIGSVIKWEGIVNDPIGAVLAALVFEAVAHGDTVGQSAQGLMLTTVVGVLLGALAATVVIQLHSRFLVPDYLQNAAILSLVVLVFAISNYLQHESGLVTVTVMGVLLANQPWVTIHHVMEFKENLRVLLISVLFIVLSSRVEISGEQLADFGVGGWLFIATLILLIRPAAVLIATAGSELSRNERLLLGWIHPRGIVAAAVASLLATELADTPYAEQADKFVLATFLVIVGTVVVYGLTLAPVARWLGLSRQDPQGVLFAGASPMVKEIALSLHAEGFTTLLVDTNAENIAAARMAGLPVYYGSIASDRVRNDADLGGIGRLLAMTPNDEINSIAAMEFSERLGSANTYQLAQHESRERHERVPHHLRGRTLFREGITYEALAARFEKGHVIKKTTLTEDFTIENFRAKYPDALILFTVPEKGRLRVSVAGHKLDPKPGKKLVALIDESDDSHAEIPAAQTADNQASAAQA, encoded by the coding sequence ATGACTCTAAGCCCCCTGTACCTCTCCGGCGTGCTGGCGCTCGGCATCGCCGCCCAGTGGCTGGCCTGGCGGATCAAGCTCCCTGCTATCGTGCTGCTGCTGGTGTTCGGGTTCGGGCTGGGCGCGTTGAACGTGCGGCCCCCGTCCGACGACATCATCTTCCCGTTCGTGTCGCTGGCGGTCGGCGTGATCCTGTTCGAGGGGGGCCTCAGCCTGCGGCTGCGGGAACTGAAGGACATCGGCCACGTCGTGACCCGGCTGGTGACCGTCGGGCTGGTGGTGACCTGGCTCGCCACCGCGGTCGCGGCCCACTGGCTGCTCGGCTTCGGCTGGGCCATGTCCGGGCTGCTGGGGGCGTTGCTTACCGTCAGCGGGCCGACGGTCGTGCTGCCGCTGCTGCGGCAGGTGCGGCCGGAGAAACGCATCGGCTCGGTCATCAAGTGGGAGGGCATCGTCAACGACCCCATCGGCGCCGTGCTGGCGGCCCTGGTGTTCGAGGCGGTCGCCCACGGCGACACGGTCGGCCAGTCGGCCCAGGGCCTGATGCTCACGACCGTGGTGGGCGTGTTGCTGGGCGCGCTGGCGGCGACCGTGGTGATCCAGTTGCACAGCCGGTTCTTGGTGCCGGACTACCTGCAGAACGCGGCCATCCTCAGCCTGGTGGTGCTGGTGTTTGCTATCAGCAACTACCTGCAGCACGAGTCCGGCCTGGTCACCGTGACCGTCATGGGCGTGCTGCTGGCCAACCAGCCGTGGGTCACGATCCACCACGTGATGGAGTTCAAGGAGAACCTCCGGGTGCTCCTGATATCCGTGCTGTTCATCGTGCTCTCTTCGCGGGTAGAGATCAGCGGCGAGCAGCTGGCCGACTTCGGCGTGGGCGGGTGGCTGTTCATCGCCACGCTGATCCTGCTGATCCGACCGGCCGCGGTGCTGATCGCTACCGCCGGCAGCGAGCTGTCGCGCAACGAGCGGCTGCTGCTCGGCTGGATCCACCCCCGCGGCATCGTGGCGGCTGCGGTCGCCTCGCTGCTGGCCACCGAGCTGGCCGACACGCCCTACGCCGAGCAGGCGGACAAGTTCGTGCTGGCCACGTTCCTGGTGATCGTCGGCACCGTAGTGGTGTACGGCCTGACGCTGGCGCCGGTCGCGCGGTGGCTTGGCCTGTCGCGTCAGGACCCGCAGGGCGTGCTGTTCGCCGGCGCCTCGCCGATGGTCAAGGAGATCGCCCTCTCGCTGCACGCCGAGGGCTTCACCACGCTGCTGGTGGACACCAACGCCGAGAACATCGCCGCCGCCCGCATGGCCGGGCTGCCGGTCTACTACGGCAGCATCGCCAGCGACCGCGTGCGCAACGACGCCGACCTGGGCGGCATCGGCCGGCTGCTCGCCATGACGCCGAACGACGAGATCAACTCGATCGCCGCCATGGAGTTCTCCGAACGCCTGGGCAGCGCCAACACCTACCAGCTGGCGCAGCACGAGTCGCGCGAGCGGCACGAGCGGGTGCCCCACCACCTCCGCGGCCGCACGCTGTTCCGCGAGGGCATCACCTACGAGGCGCTCGCCGCGCGGTTCGAGAAGGGCCACGTGATCAAGAAGACCACGCTCACCGAAGACTTCACCATCGAGAACTTCCGCGCCAAGTACCCCGACGCGCTGATCCTGTTCACCGTGCCGGAGAAGGGGCGCCTGCGGGTTTCGGTGGCCGGGCACAAGCTCGACCCCAAGCCCGGCAAGAAGCTGGTCGCCCTGATCGACGAGAGCGACGACTCGCACGCCGAGATCCCCGCCGCGCAGACCGCCGACAACCAGGCGTCCGCCGCCCAGGCCTGA
- a CDS encoding peptide-N-glycosidase F-related protein, with the protein MLLALLSSAPAAAQTIGVFSNDRIGFADGQSREIQRTITFPEFEPNDRLTFNWDLLGDQDPWDRAGSIHVILPRGEQVQLGKFITGFNGTTSHSQDISDLAPLLSGQTLAIEAHIDTWVADAWRLNASVEVEPEALSDPGATWAAAAIPRDGGLGWHESGDVSRGYQIRVPQNLGRVKLTYFASGHHHTQTGASDEFNQRRHRLSIDGQEVWTGVPWRTDGPDFRSVNPTSGRWDGNGDGDTNDPYPIDQWSSDFPRSGWVPGDEVAPYEIDVTDYVAGGGRKTLTLTIEDVDINSFWRVSAYLSGAPPVLVGDFNDDGAVDAADYTVWRDSLGQRGDGLPADANSSGRVDYADLDLWRENYGQASAGAAAASAPEPAALACCTAAAAGLLCRRQRCASVCRRASRSTQCSSAAAPCR; encoded by the coding sequence ATGCTGCTCGCTCTGCTCTCGTCGGCGCCCGCCGCCGCGCAGACGATCGGCGTCTTCTCGAACGACCGCATCGGCTTCGCCGACGGCCAGAGCCGCGAGATCCAGCGGACCATCACCTTCCCCGAGTTCGAACCCAACGACCGGCTCACCTTCAACTGGGACCTGCTCGGCGATCAGGACCCGTGGGACCGCGCAGGCAGCATCCACGTGATCCTGCCCCGCGGGGAGCAGGTGCAACTCGGCAAGTTCATCACCGGGTTCAATGGAACCACCTCCCACAGCCAGGACATATCGGACCTGGCGCCGCTGCTCAGTGGCCAGACCCTCGCCATCGAGGCCCACATCGACACCTGGGTGGCCGACGCGTGGCGCCTGAACGCTTCGGTTGAGGTCGAGCCCGAAGCGTTAAGCGATCCCGGCGCCACCTGGGCCGCCGCGGCCATCCCGCGTGACGGCGGCCTCGGCTGGCACGAGTCCGGCGACGTGTCGCGCGGCTACCAGATCCGCGTGCCGCAGAATCTGGGGCGGGTCAAGCTCACGTACTTCGCGTCGGGCCACCACCACACGCAGACCGGCGCCAGCGACGAGTTCAACCAACGCCGCCACCGCCTGTCCATCGACGGCCAGGAGGTCTGGACCGGCGTCCCGTGGAGGACCGACGGCCCCGACTTCCGCAGCGTGAACCCCACCTCCGGCCGCTGGGACGGCAATGGCGACGGCGACACCAACGACCCCTACCCCATCGACCAGTGGTCGTCCGACTTCCCCCGCTCCGGCTGGGTGCCCGGCGACGAGGTCGCGCCCTACGAGATCGACGTCACCGACTATGTGGCGGGCGGCGGCCGCAAGACGCTAACCCTGACGATCGAGGACGTGGACATCAACAGCTTCTGGCGGGTGTCGGCCTACCTCTCTGGAGCGCCGCCCGTGCTGGTCGGCGACTTCAACGACGACGGCGCCGTCGACGCGGCCGACTACACCGTGTGGCGCGACAGCCTCGGCCAGCGCGGCGACGGCCTGCCCGCCGACGCCAACAGCAGCGGCCGCGTCGACTACGCCGACCTCGACCTCTGGCGCGAGAACTACGGGCAAGCCTCGGCCGGCGCCGCCGCGGCCAGCGCCCCGGAGCCCGCGGCGCTGGCGTGCTGCACCGCCGCCGCGGCCGGGCTGCTCTGCCGCCGTCAGCGCTGCGCCTCGGTCTGCCGCAGGGCCTCGCGCAGCACGCAGTGCTCGTCGGCTGCGGCGCCCTGCCGGTAA
- the fba gene encoding class II fructose-bisphosphate aldolase (catalyzes the reversible aldol condensation of dihydroxyacetonephosphate and glyceraldehyde 3-phosphate in the Calvin cycle, glycolysis, and/or gluconeogenesis), whose translation MPLVPLRLLLDHAAENNYGLAALNVNNMEQIQAIMEAADETNSPVIIQASRGARKYSQDAYLRHLMLAAAELYPHIPVCMHQDHGNSPETCQSAIDNGFTSVMMDGSLKEDGCTPADYDYNVQVTKTVTEAAHKQGVSVEGELGCLGSLESGGGEQEDGHGATGELSHDQLLTDPDEAAQFVADTGVDALAVAIGTSHGAYKFTKKPTGDVLDMGRIEAIHNKLPNCHLVMHGSSSVPQELQDIINEFGGEMKQTYGVPVEEIQKGIKHGVRKINVDTDNRMAMTGAVRKLLMQHPEKFDVRDWMKPAREAMKQVCKARMESFGQAGNADKIKIKTVDDFKSYYA comes from the coding sequence ATGCCTCTGGTGCCCCTGCGTCTTCTGCTCGACCACGCTGCCGAGAACAACTACGGCTTGGCCGCGCTCAATGTGAACAACATGGAGCAGATCCAGGCCATCATGGAAGCGGCCGACGAGACCAACTCGCCCGTCATCATCCAGGCGTCACGCGGCGCCCGTAAGTACTCGCAGGACGCGTACCTGCGGCACCTGATGCTGGCCGCGGCCGAGCTCTACCCGCACATCCCGGTCTGCATGCACCAGGACCACGGCAACAGCCCCGAGACCTGCCAGAGCGCCATCGACAACGGCTTCACCAGCGTCATGATGGACGGCTCGCTCAAGGAAGACGGCTGCACCCCCGCCGACTACGACTACAACGTCCAGGTGACCAAGACCGTCACCGAGGCCGCCCACAAGCAGGGCGTTTCGGTTGAGGGCGAGCTCGGCTGCCTGGGGTCGCTTGAGTCGGGCGGCGGTGAGCAGGAGGACGGGCACGGCGCCACCGGCGAGCTCTCGCACGACCAGCTGCTGACCGACCCGGACGAGGCCGCTCAGTTTGTGGCGGACACCGGCGTCGACGCCCTGGCGGTCGCGATCGGCACCAGCCACGGCGCCTACAAGTTCACCAAGAAGCCCACCGGCGACGTCCTGGACATGGGCCGGATCGAGGCGATCCACAACAAGCTGCCCAACTGCCACCTGGTGATGCACGGCTCGTCGAGTGTCCCGCAGGAGCTGCAGGACATCATCAACGAGTTCGGCGGCGAGATGAAGCAGACGTACGGCGTTCCCGTGGAAGAAATCCAGAAGGGCATCAAGCACGGCGTCCGCAAGATCAACGTCGACACCGACAACCGCATGGCCATGACCGGCGCCGTCCGCAAGCTGCTGATGCAGCACCCGGAGAAGTTCGACGTCCGCGACTGGATGAAGCCCGCCCGCGAAGCCATGAAGCAGGTCTGCAAGGCCCGCATGGAGTCCTTCGGTCAGGCCGGCAACGCCGACAAGATCAAGATCAAGACCGTCGACGACTTCAAGAGCTACTACGCCTGA
- a CDS encoding DUF3891 family protein: protein MIRRDAPRSGQADHWLLIPQRAHARLSYELAAAWGNAVVPPLLSGLESARGELLQAVRTHDEGWAEWESAPAIDPDHQRPYGFTEMPPADAQRLWTHSIEACRQIGPLAGWIVSGHFIHLQSKHDHDYDQWAPWLAQQHSHQQAWLDEWRAQDPGHTPEVARRSLFYLQTFDWLSLWLCCRAPLGAHDPDETLELSASRFEFGPFHWTAAAGRATATPWPFAEPQLDLSVDALRVPVGRYATSEQLLAAAQTAKLDWRLCEQP from the coding sequence GTGATCCGCCGCGACGCCCCGAGGTCCGGCCAGGCGGATCACTGGCTGCTGATCCCGCAACGCGCGCACGCGCGGCTCAGCTACGAGCTGGCCGCCGCGTGGGGCAACGCGGTGGTTCCTCCGCTGCTGTCCGGGCTGGAGTCGGCGCGGGGCGAACTGCTGCAGGCGGTCCGCACCCACGACGAGGGCTGGGCCGAGTGGGAGTCCGCCCCGGCGATCGACCCCGACCACCAGCGGCCGTACGGCTTCACCGAGATGCCGCCCGCCGACGCGCAGCGGTTGTGGACCCACTCGATCGAGGCCTGCCGACAGATCGGCCCGCTGGCCGGCTGGATCGTATCGGGTCACTTCATCCACCTCCAATCCAAGCACGACCACGACTACGACCAGTGGGCGCCTTGGCTCGCCCAGCAGCACTCACATCAGCAGGCGTGGCTCGACGAATGGCGGGCGCAGGACCCCGGCCACACCCCAGAGGTAGCCCGCCGCTCGTTGTTCTATCTCCAGACGTTCGACTGGCTGAGCCTGTGGCTCTGCTGCCGAGCGCCGCTTGGGGCGCACGACCCGGACGAAACGCTCGAGCTCTCCGCCTCCCGGTTTGAGTTTGGCCCGTTCCACTGGACGGCTGCCGCCGGGCGGGCGACCGCCACGCCGTGGCCGTTCGCCGAGCCCCAACTCGATCTTTCTGTCGACGCGTTGCGTGTCCCCGTCGGTCGCTATGCCACTAGCGAGCAGCTGCTGGCCGCCGCGCAAACCGCGAAGCTCGACTGGCGGCTCTGCGAGCAGCCCTGA